In one Vibrio sp. YMD68 genomic region, the following are encoded:
- a CDS encoding DsbA family oxidoreductase, whose translation MALRVDIVSDVVCPWCVIGYLRLERVLDRLALSDHLEIHWHPFELNPAMPQEGMDLYQYTFEKYAITSDASESARQSIHQLGLDLHFTFNFSQDMKIYNTRKAHQLLMWSAQFGLQYSLKMALFNAYFTQQLDINDAETLCNIARSVGLNAGVAQQVINDDSWKQAVAVTEQQWVEAGINAVPTFIINQKQILVGAQTEATLTDVIKNALL comes from the coding sequence ATGGCATTGCGTGTCGACATTGTTTCAGATGTTGTTTGTCCTTGGTGTGTCATCGGCTACCTAAGGCTAGAGCGCGTGCTTGACCGTCTCGCATTAAGCGATCACCTGGAAATTCATTGGCATCCGTTTGAGCTAAACCCAGCAATGCCACAAGAAGGCATGGACTTATACCAATATACCTTTGAAAAATACGCGATCACGAGTGACGCGAGTGAAAGTGCTCGTCAGTCGATTCATCAATTGGGTTTAGATCTCCACTTTACCTTCAACTTTTCTCAGGACATGAAAATCTATAACACTCGCAAGGCTCACCAACTGCTAATGTGGTCGGCACAGTTTGGCCTGCAATACAGCCTAAAAATGGCACTCTTTAACGCGTACTTTACTCAGCAGCTCGATATTAACGACGCTGAGACGCTATGTAACATTGCTCGGTCGGTTGGGCTCAATGCCGGTGTTGCCCAGCAGGTGATCAATGACGATAGCTGGAAACAAGCCGTTGCCGTCACTGAGCAACAATGGGTTGAGGCAGGTATTAACGCCGTGCCGACGTTCATCATCAATCAAAAACAAATTTTAGTGGGCGCTCAAACCGAGGCAACCTTAACGGACGTCATTAAAAACGCACTGTTATGA
- a CDS encoding alpha-amylase family glycosyl hydrolase, which produces MENVNYANVILHAFDWPYALVKERSEAIAKAGYKSVLISPPMKSLKQPNGTKWWQRYQPQDYRVIDNQLGNTHDFIDMLESLAKYDIYVYVDVVFNHMANESSIRNDLQYPSKEDLKHYQDNADDYQALRLFGDLSEPLFTQDDFIEAFGIEDWFDKWQVQNGRITGGPSDPGLPTLRDSERVIELQRQYLQALKDLGVKGFRIDAAKHITLKQLQKVWSEDMTQDVHIFGEIITDGGATREEYELFLEPYLKETRLGAYDFPLFQTVFDALQPNGSLKSLVDPYCFGQALSKRRAITFAITHDIPNNDVFENLVMTEENEWLAYSYILGRDGGAPLIYSDLDTSQFKDTNGAPRWQDIWNDLRIIKRIGFYNRMHGLPMKKIEASEDVLIFGRGEEGVVVLNKSKRASTVDISVDGTWCDWLTGQIIEAHNNRLTLKVKPCSSMMLVKHASE; this is translated from the coding sequence ATGGAAAACGTGAACTATGCGAACGTTATTTTACACGCATTTGATTGGCCATATGCACTAGTAAAAGAGCGCTCTGAAGCCATTGCCAAGGCCGGTTATAAATCGGTATTGATCTCACCACCGATGAAATCACTAAAGCAGCCTAACGGCACAAAATGGTGGCAGAGATACCAGCCTCAAGACTACCGAGTGATCGACAATCAGCTTGGAAATACTCACGACTTCATCGACATGCTTGAAAGCTTAGCCAAATACGATATCTACGTGTACGTCGATGTGGTGTTTAATCATATGGCAAATGAATCGTCTATCCGTAACGATTTACAATACCCTAGCAAAGAAGACTTAAAGCACTATCAAGACAACGCAGATGACTATCAAGCCCTTCGTTTATTTGGTGACTTATCTGAACCACTGTTTACACAAGATGATTTTATCGAAGCATTTGGAATCGAAGATTGGTTCGATAAATGGCAAGTACAAAATGGCCGTATCACCGGAGGCCCATCGGACCCTGGGTTGCCTACGTTAAGAGACAGTGAGCGTGTGATTGAGCTACAACGACAGTATTTGCAAGCGTTAAAAGACCTAGGGGTCAAAGGGTTTCGGATTGATGCGGCGAAACACATTACGCTAAAGCAACTTCAAAAGGTTTGGAGCGAAGATATGACGCAAGATGTGCATATCTTCGGTGAAATTATCACCGATGGCGGCGCGACGCGTGAAGAGTATGAACTGTTCTTAGAGCCATATTTAAAGGAAACACGACTTGGCGCGTATGACTTCCCACTGTTTCAGACGGTATTTGATGCACTGCAACCAAACGGAAGCTTGAAATCGTTGGTGGATCCGTATTGTTTTGGGCAAGCATTATCCAAGCGTCGAGCGATCACCTTTGCTATTACTCACGACATCCCCAATAACGATGTGTTTGAAAATTTAGTCATGACTGAAGAGAACGAATGGCTCGCTTACAGTTACATATTGGGGCGTGATGGCGGCGCACCGCTTATCTACAGTGATCTGGATACGAGCCAATTTAAAGACACCAATGGCGCTCCGCGCTGGCAAGATATCTGGAACGACCTGCGGATTATCAAACGTATTGGCTTTTATAATCGCATGCACGGTCTGCCAATGAAAAAAATCGAAGCCAGTGAAGATGTACTGATCTTTGGTCGTGGGGAAGAGGGCGTTGTGGTTCTTAACAAGTCGAAGCGAGCAAGCACGGTAGACATTTCAGTCGATGGAACATGGTGTGATTGGCTAACGGGGCAAATTATCGAGGCGCACAATAATCGTCTCACGCTCAAGGTAAAGCCTTGCAGCAGTATGATGCTCGTTAAGCACGCTTCTGAGTGA